The sequence AAATGAGCActgcaaactaataaaaaacattataacctAAATGATTAACCAAATGTAGTTTAGGCTTATATGCGCAAcgcttaaaatatattattaatttttttttttaaatatttcaaatctgTCGAGATTCAAGGAGCGtgaactcatgaatattcatgtttgCTCCGCCCATTGAAACTCTTAACACCTGTTGAGATGCATAGCTGTCTTGACAGATGCCAGTATCCGTGAGAAAGCTCTGACGGGAGTAACAATGCTCAGCTCTAGCTAGACTTTTATCGTACGGTTCGTTTATTACACCGGATCTCCGTAAAAGCGGAGAGACCGGGAAAGAAAGGGAAAGCATACGTGAGGGTAATGTAATGCTCGCTGACGGCCGAACTGCTCAGTGCTGGTGTTGTTGTTGAtgacacatcatcatcatcaagctCTCGGCTCGCGCACTCAGACCTGAGGAGGAGATGTCTTTAGACGAGAGCCCTCACACCCTCCTGGGAAGGATACGGTTTTTAAACAAGTGCATTGAATGTTTCGGAAAAAGTGAAGCTCTGCCGGAGTCCCTGTGTTACGTGCCGAAAGAGGTTTGCTACAAAATCTGTAAGGATTCGTCATCGGGCTCAACAGCTGGCAACTCAGGAGGCAAGAGTTTGGTGTCGGTGTGGGAAAGCCCACATCAGGCTCCACACAAAAAATTATGCAAGTGTAACATCGAGCTCAAAAAAGGCACATGTATACGAACAACAGGGGAAGAGTACTGCAACAGCCACGGTCTGTGGGTCAAAATAAGCAAGGTATGTACTATTTGTATGGGCTGTTGTCGGGAACTGGTGTCTGAAAGTATTTTGATTGATCTGCTGTATCATTATTGCTCTCTGAATACACAGGACTTCCTGGTCCGTGACGTCACGgcatgtaatgtgtgtgtgtgtgtctcagaatTTTCCACTCTTCTGATCAATGGGCATTCAAATATGAGTCAGCCTGTTTTGTTTGTCACTGCGATTGTTTGACTGTTCTGTCCATCACAGGAGCAGCTGGAGGAGTATCGTGCTGGTCTGGACTTAGAGGAGGGCTGGATCCTGGTGTGTAAACACACAGAGGGTGGAGACAGGCTTGTGCTGGTGGAATCTCCCGACGCTGTCCTCCGCCAGCAGCAGCTGTTTGGTTATGACCACAAGCCTAGTAGCAGGTTTGTGTCACCATTGTCCACCATTCTCTAATTCACTGATCCAAGATGTACGTAACTTcagtttattgaactgtaaagttgTGTGTCCACCATTCTCTATGTACGTAACTTcagtttattgaactgtaaagttgTGCATTCTCGATCCAAGATGTACGTAACTTcagtttattgaactgtaaagttgTGAGCAACATGTTGGGGAGCCAAACGTTCAAAGGTCTGTGGTCAGACTGTATATAATCTTAcataagatttctgtttcaaatgaatgctgttcttttgaactttcaaatgGAAAaggatcatggtttccacaaaagtattaaactgtttttagtatagataataataaaaaatatggcaATATCTCCCAATGtcgcatattcaaatgatttctgaacttgatcatgtgacactaatagCTGTGTAATAGCTgcaggaaattcagctttgccaacccaggaatacatttttgtatatataaaatatatttaaatagataacagctgtttttaaatataataatattttacaacattactgttCTACTcaatttttgattgattgattagtgcaggcttggtgagcataaaagacttaaaaaaaacctACAGACCACAAATCTTTAAACGATAGTATTTGCTGTATTATAGCAGAAAAGGGTTTTGCAGTCTTGAGGTAACACCtcaatcaattattttaaatataagatgCCACTGAAATTgaactgggggggggggtcagacATATTCAGCTTACGACTTGAATTCCCAGTCTCCATGAATTGTATATTCAAAAGATATTAAAGTGTTGATTGTAAATAACTTTATCCTGACAATTCAGTGAATGTAAAGTACCACCATTTTTCCTGAATGGTTTTGTAGGTGGGAGCAGGTGGTGGATGTGGAAAACTCCTTGCACGTGGGTGCCAAACCCAAGGTGGCAGAGCCGGACGAGGTCGCTGTTCGCAGACTGAGGTGAGTGGATGCTTTGACACAGAAATGTAAAGGAAAAAATCTGGACCACATGGCTTGTATTTGGTGAACGAGTCGaattaatatattctaatattaagAAGCAGTTGTCAAAATATTTTGTTCCTAAGAAATAATggtaataacaaaatatttttccaaactgtttctttttatgaggcatttttcttcatgatggtttctgtaaatgtaaaagatGTTTATCACAGCatagcaaaagcaaaaaaaatgagCATGATGTTATTGACCCAGATCTGCTTAATCCTTTGATGGACTGTATGCAAACTCTGTCTTCCAGGTATGTACCTCCTACATGGACGTTTGAATGTGATGAGGACCTAGTACACTACTACTGTGACCACACTGGGAAAGAAGAGGAAAACCTTGGCGGCGTGAAGCAATGCGTGACCAGCATTGATGTGTCTTCTAATTCGGTATGTGAGGGCTTAGCATTGTTCCACATTATACTGAAGAGCAGAGAGCCATGAACATATCAGGTGTTCTAGACTAGTAAGTGAGTTTTCCTGTTTGAAGGAGGACCCCAGTGGTGGCGCAAGCTGCCTGACTGATGGAGACACCGAGACGTTCTGGGAGAGCGATGGCATGCAGGGACAGCACTGGATCCGGCTGCACATGAAGAGAGGCACTGTGGTCAAGTAAGGCGCGGCTCATTTGCTAGTCACCTTTGGGACTGACTGAACTGTCATTTTGCAAGTGAAATCAGATCTGATCATTCAGActgaggccccgtttacactagtgcgttttcattttaaaacataacttttgctatggttatGTGTAACGTTTATACTACTCTGCCGTTTTCGACCCTttgaaaacggagacttttgaaaacgctgcagaccccgtttttgTTTGAAGACTCCGGGGTTTTGAAAATTATggtgtggctgcccacattcactctgtgtatccttgacgaccgtgtaaacaataacataatgCGCATTGTTGTtcccatagatgtataggtagattccccatttGATCACTTCAAGCACGTAGACGCGTCcacgatctaaataatagggaatctacctattcatatctatggctgtacctgcatgaatggtcacgtgacgtgcgttttaggttgtgtagtgtagacggagatcgtttctgaaacgtcGCGGAAAtgccagtgtagacgaggatcgttttcattctaaaacactgttttaaaatgaaaaaccactagtgtaaacggggcctgaGACGCATTGCAcaaaatctgattttatttaatttcaaaccttgtgttttttttttttggtaatcagACTCCAGAAAACTGTGCCAGATTTCATTCAGATTAAAAAAGCTGATCagaaacaaaataagtttttattttctcttcttttagCAAACTGATATTAACAGTGGACTCAACCGATTTTAACTACATGCCCAAAAGAGTGACTGTATATGGTGGAGATGGAGATAATCTCAAGAAATACAGTGATGTAACAATAGATGAgtaagtcatttttttattattatttaaaacctaACAAACATTGTTGGTGCAATATTTTGTATGGAAGGTGTCCTtgggatattttattttaaaataaatgtcactttgtTATTTTGTTAGCTAATGTGAaaacattcaattatttttaagtgtggttTAAAAGTCTAATTAATTTTTGGGGCCAATTACCATTTTATATAAGCTGTTGTAGAAGCACTATTTTGAAGTTATAAATATTTAGAGGTTATATAAGATTCTGAATATTGTGGGATGCACTAAAGGTAGTAGTAAGAGGTAAAATTATATCCATTACATCTAATTTAAAGAAACGTAGAAGGCAGAAACTACAAGACcttgaaattaaactaaaaagaCTGAATCATGAATCATAAAGTtaagcaagataaaaaaaaaaaccagttaaAGAAATAGATGAAATATATTCTATAGAATTACAAAAGAAACTTCTGTTCTTAAAACATAGATACTATGAAATGGGGGGAAATCATTAAAATTGTTATCCTACAGATTTAGGAAACCACAAGCAGACAGAGCTATCAATAAAATCAGAAATACTCAAACCAGGGATATACATTGTAAACTAGAGCAAATACAACAGAGTTTGGAAAAACTGGATAAAATTAATGACGATCTGCAGATAGATTCATTTTTATCCTCATTAGAGTTACCCACAGTGTCAGAGgaacaaaataaatcttaattagtGGAAATTACAATGGAGGAGTTAAAAGTAGCTGTGGCAAGCCTAAAGACAGACAAATCACCAGGAGCGGATGGCTACCCTGCAGAATGGTACAAATCCATGTTCGATCATTTGGCCCTAACTTTATTAAAGGCTTACAGTTGGGTAGTACAAAAAAGGGAAATCTTACCTTCCTGGAGAAAAGCGATTATCTCTGTCATTTTAAAGGAGGGAAAAGATAAGTTGGAATGTGGTAACTATTGGCCAATTAGTGTTCTAAATGTTGACTATAAGTTGTTTACCTCCATTTTAGCATGAAGATTATAAAAAGATTCTCCCAGACCTCATTAATTTAGATCAGACAGGCTTTGTCAACGGCAAGCATCGGACAACATCAGAAGAACTTTACATATTCTTAGTTTCCTTTCAAATCGTAATGTGGAAGCTGCACTATTGAGTTTAGATGCAGAGAAAGCCTTTGACTCTGTGAGATGGAGTTTTttttatacaggtgctggtcatataattagaatatcatcaaaaagttgatttatttaactaattccattcaaaaaatgaaacttgtatattatattcattcattacacacagactgatatatttcaaatgtttatttcttttaattttaattattataactgacaactaaggaaaatcccaagttcagtatctcagaatattagaatattgtgaaaaggttcaatattgaagacacctggtgccacactctaaccagctaattaactcaaaacacctgcaaagcctttaaatggtctctcggtctagttctgtaggctacacaatcatggggaagactgctgacttgacagttgtccaaaagacaaccattgacaccttgcacaaggagagcaagacacaaaaggtcattgcaaaagaggctggctgttcacagagctctgtgtcaaagcacattaatagagaggcgaagggaaggaaaagatgtggtagaaaaaaaagtgtacaagcaatagggataaccgcaccctggagaggattgtgaaacaaaacccttTGTATAGTCTTCAGTTCCAAAGCTGATTCAGTGCAGATGATCATTCTACCAAAATTATTATACTTATATCAGACACTTCCAGTAGAACTTTCGAATCAACAATTTACagattgaaattaattaatatctAGATTATTATGGAAGGGTAAAAAACCCAGAATAAGATTTAAAACATTACTATTAAGTAAAGGAAAAGGTAGGTAAGGCCTCCCATGCTTACCACAATATTATGCGGCCCAATTAAGGCCATTAGTCTGCTGGAGTAGTCCAGTATATTCAGCAAGATGGACTGAAATAGAAAGAGTCTCCATTATCTCTCCTTATTGCTGATAACAAGCTAAGAAGTAGAATGATTAAGGAAACAAACCCAtggatcaatttatttaaaatttggcaTCAAGCAAAGAAAATGGGTGGTTTGAAAGATGCATCGAAAATATTAAGAGGGTGTGCCTTTGATACTGATTTTGTCCCAAACAGAATAGATGACCGATTTCAAAGCTGGGCTAAGCTAGGAAtttcaaattattacaaaatttttaatAAGGGCAAAATCCAAAGCTTTGAAGCGCTAAAGGGAAAATATGGGCTTAATCAAAATGACTTCTCTAGATATCTGTGTAATATCAAACCAGAAATATTGACAATCCTCAAGACGGGGATAATAAAAGTGTTCTTAAGTGTTATTATCTCaaaattatataatgcatttctATAAAATGTACCcgaaaacacattttatgttagAGACAAATGGAAACTGGAAGGGAATTTTAATGTCTCAGATGAGGATTGGGAGAAAATTTGTAAAACACAATGGAAATCTACAAACTCAGCCTTGTGGAGAGAATTTTGTTGAAAGAATGTTATTAGGTTCTTTATTACACCATCACAGAAAAACACCAAGGGAAGGGTACTAGCTGCTGGAGAGTATGTGTGGAAAAGGAAGCTACATACTCTCCATAGTAAAattaatgtgtatgtatgttttttcattttttttcattctttctgagAAATAATGTATGTCCTGATCTCTGCATATATTTTCCctctaaaaaggaaaataataataaaaaaagattgtgaaTATTGCAACACTATGGCTTTATTTCTATCACAGCAACTTAATTGGAGATGTTTGTGTTCTGGAGGACATGACATCATATTTGCCTGTCATAGAGATAAGGATTGAGGAATGCAGAGGTAAGACTCATGCGCTGACATCTGAAAGAGAAAGCCTGACTCCTGACCAGTCatcttgatttgtttattttctgtaatcatattttgctgtagatGAGGGAATGGATGTACGGATCAGGGGTCTAAAGATAAAATCGTCCTGCGTGCGTAACTTGGGCCTGAATGCAGACATATTCCAGTCTCCCAACTTAGTTCGCTACCCGAGGTTGGAGGGCACACCCCCTGATGTCCTCTATCGCCGCATCTTGGTCATTCAGAGGTAATGCCCAGCAATATGTGACATCATAAGCCCTATATATATGAGATTTTGGCAGCTATCAGTTTTTTTGCATCTGTAGGTTCATCACACTCCTGGACAGTCTGTTGCCTCATATGGTGCCTGCATGGGACTACAGCCTTGGAACATTCAACCAGATCAAAGTTAGTACTCTTGTCTACAGCAAATTTATCTTGTGCCATTCTCTACACCTTCAGTGAAtagtttgtgtatatgtgtacatGTTGTTCCTTTCTTTTACAtcagttatttaaattatcaATGTGAAATTTGTACTATCTGCCCTACTTCTTCCCTTGTCTACCATTGCTATCAGGAATTTAtgtgccaaacttttttttttcctgtttcctCAAATGTTGTGCTGCTCTTAGAACATAAAGCAGTTCCTGCTGTTGTCCAAGCGTCGCTCTGCCCTCATCACCCAGTGCCTGAAGGACTCTGAGACCAGTAAACCTAACTTCCTGCCCCGCCTTTACATCAACCGACACCTTGCCATGGAGCACCGTGACAATCCCACTCTTGACCCCACATGTAAAAATGCTGTCTTCACTCAGGTAGTCCACGAAACAAGTGTCAATACATTTACTAAATCCATTGTTCTGTGGTTGCATGAGATGTAGTACTGTTCAAAAATTGGTGTcacaaagttatttatttatttttttttttaaagaaataaaggcTGTATTGTtcagcaaaaacaaattaaattcatcAGAAGtggcagtgaagacatttaaaatataacaaaagacTTTtctctattcatcacagaatcctgaaaaattatttccaccaaaatattaagcagcacaactctcaacattggtaataataggaaatgtttcttgaccaccgAATCAGTATATTAGGAtcattttctgaaggatcatgtgacacttgactggagtaatgcctgctgaatattcagctttgtcatcacaggaataaataacattttaaatatatttaataagataagttatttaaaattataatatttcacaatataactgtttttactgtattttttaacataaatacagccgtggtgagcataagaaatttttaaaaacatttttaaaatcctcTCGACCACAAACATTTGAAGGGTGATGTAGAGTGAATATTCTTTGTTTATGCAGGTGTATGAGGGTCTGAAGCCGTCTGACAAGTATGAAAAGACTCTGGACTACAGGTAGTTTTTTTCATCGCAGTTGTTTTATATGCAGTTgtattcagtgatgaactgcctttaactgtcattttgcattattgacgcactgttttcctaattaatgttgttcagttgttttgacgcaatcttttttgtttaaagcgctatataaataaaggtgactatagtacttgctgtttttaaaagtcaaaatgcTTCATAACACATTAGTTATTATTGAAACTATCactattatatataaactattataaactatatataaatatttttctctttcttacaGGTGGCCAGCACAACATGACCAATGGTGGGAGTGTAAATTCATTGCAGAAGGCATCATCGATCAAGGTCATACAGAGATAAGCTTCCTCACACCCACAATAATTCTCATGTCTGCAAGAAAACACCATATCCTCACCTGAGATTTCTGTCTTGTAGGTGGTGGTTTTCGAGACAGCCTGGCAGACATGTCTGAAGAGCTTTGTCCCAGCTCATCAGAGTGCCCCATGCCACTCCCATTCTTCACTCGAACTTCTAACCAGGTAACAGCTAACTTGCCTTCACTCTAATGCAACTGACAAGGTAGTTATTAACTTATCATTATACAATGATTAAACTGTTTTTGGATCAGGGGGCTGGAGAGGCCAGAGACTTCTATGTGCCAAATCCTTCATGCCGAGAATTCCACAAGTTTGAGAGGATTGGGCAACTAATGGGTGCAGCTCTTCGTGGAAAAGACTTTCTGGTGAGTGCTGGTCTTGTGTGTATTTGCATTGGGATTTTTGTGTTAATTGAATGTTCTGTAGTGAATGAGATTTCATAATGTTTATTCTTTAGGTTCTGGCTTTACCAGGGCTGGTGTGGAAGCAGCTGATTGGAGAATCAGTCAGCTGGGCTATAGACTTTCCTGCAGTAGATTCTGTGCTGGTAAGAAGTCCAAACATCTCTCCCTCAGTCCTATCTTTGCATTTAGGTGCTgaccagtggtgtaatgtaacgaagtaataatacttttacaatacttacagggttagttcacccaaatattaaaattatgtcattaatgactcaccctcatgtcgttccaaacccgtaagacctccgttcatcttcggaacacagtttaagatattttagatttagtccgagagctttctgtctctccattgaaaatgtatgtacggtatactgtccacgtccagaaaggtaataaaaacatcatcaaagtagtccatgtgacatcagagggtccgttagaatttactgaagcatcgaaaatacattttg is a genomic window of Cyprinus carpio isolate SPL01 chromosome B2, ASM1834038v1, whole genome shotgun sequence containing:
- the LOC109044935 gene encoding E3 ubiquitin-protein ligase HECTD3-like; amino-acid sequence: MSLDESPHTLLGRIRFLNKCIECFGKSEALPESLCYVPKEVCYKICKDSSSGSTAGNSGGKSLVSVWESPHQAPHKKLCKCNIELKKGTCIRTTGEEYCNSHGLWVKISKEQLEEYRAGLDLEEGWILVCKHTEGGDRLVLVESPDAVLRQQQLFGYDHKPSSRWEQVVDVENSLHVGAKPKVAEPDEVAVRRLRYVPPTWTFECDEDLVHYYCDHTGKEEENLGGVKQCVTSIDVSSNSEDPSGGASCLTDGDTETFWESDGMQGQHWIRLHMKRGTVVNKLILTVDSTDFNYMPKRVTVYGGDGDNLKKYSDVTIDDNLIGDVCVLEDMTSYLPVIEIRIEECRDEGMDVRIRGLKIKSSCVRNLGLNADIFQSPNLVRYPRLEGTPPDVLYRRILVIQRFITLLDSLLPHMVPAWDYSLGTFNQIKNIKQFLLLSKRRSALITQCLKDSETSKPNFLPRLYINRHLAMEHRDNPTLDPTCKNAVFTQVYEGLKPSDKYEKTLDYRWPAQHDQWWECKFIAEGIIDQGGGFRDSLADMSEELCPSSSECPMPLPFFTRTSNQGAGEARDFYVPNPSCREFHKFERIGQLMGAALRGKDFLVLALPGLVWKQLIGESVSWAIDFPAVDSVLVKLLEAMEHMDKETFDFKFGQELVYTTLLSDGQMVELIPGGSGEVVRYEDRIEFIRLVQISRLEESRAQIAAMQAGLVKVVPQAVLDLLTWQEVEKKVCGDPEITVEALKRLTRFEDLEQTDVRVQYLWEALMNFTNEDRSRFLRFVTGRSRLPAPIYVFPDKQGSETIDALPQSSTCSSTLYLPKYSSAKVCEEKLRYAAYNCVAIDTDMSPWEE